The genome window GTGGCAAGATGATAAATGTTAGTATCAAAGTATTTTAGAGGGAACTTTAATAATCTGACAGCTGTAGTTAGTTTAAAACTCAGATTAATGACAAAGTATAATGAACTTGAATGTTTTAGTATAGAGTCATATATAAAGTAGTGATTAAAGAGactttaattagattttaattaatatataaagTCACTAAAATCAGTTTCACGTTTACCTGCTGCAACATTTAATTGATGCTTTAATAAAGATAATTCAGTAACATAAGAAACATAAGGAATACTTGGACTGTGTAGGCGACTTAAACTGTTCAGTGCTAatgatacttttacttaagtagaATATCTGAGTACTTCTTCAGAACTCATGAAGTCCTGGATCACAGTGTATCAGGTTACTGTGGACTGAGTACTTCTACTACTTCTACTGCAAATGTTTCTACTTTTCTTGAAGAAACTTTATTATATAATTGTATTACTTTTATGTACAACACATTAATAAAGGGAACAGATGAGTATTCAGAGTACTTCAGAGTACTTCAGAGTACCTCTCCCCTCTCAGTCTCTTCAGTCACTCTGAAACCGTTCAGTGACCCTTGGCTAAATGGAGCTGAGGCTTCATGAGTCACTCACATCAACTTCAGCGGGACTTTCCCCTCTATCTCCATGTTTTGAGCCCCTGCTGCGCCACATATTTGCCCGGTGATGTGTTCCAGAGAACCGTGTCTGACATCCATCCACAGACGCTCCTGCGCGCCCCGGCCCGGCCCGGCCCGGCCCGGACGCCCACTCTCGCCCACTGCTGTGCCAAGCGGCGTGGCAGCTTTGAAACGCCCCCGACATTCCTGAAGCCACTGTCACTTCCCCATGGCTGCAATGTTTCACTTCCAGCGACACCTCAAATATGTTTGTAGACTTGGACGCGTGAGTGTTTGGCGGTTCTGTGGTTTCTGTGAATTACTTTCTAATGACTTTCGTGTCGCGATGAATGGTGAAAAATGTTTGATCCGCTGAGTAACAGCACATGTCTCAGCTCAACAACCTCACCACATGTCTGTAGGCATGTAGCATGTAGCATGTAGCACGTAGCCACCCTTCACCTCCCGATAACAAGCTGCACTTTGCTTTGTATAAAGTTGCATAATAAGAGAAGGAAATTCCGCTGCCTCTCATcgacacagcagcaggagggaTTGAGATGAAACCAGTTTGCGCTACCTGGGCGGGGGTTCCCAGAAATCCTCCCCTGTGACGAAGTGTTCACCCACATGCCCATAAATGGAGAAGCCCGTGCGCGCACAGGAACGACCTACGTACCGAGGAGACGCTCTGTGCGTAAAAGCTCTGAGAGCAGGATGTGTTTGTGCAACAGTTTCTCTCTGGGAATAACTGTTATTGTTACTGTGGCTGGAAACAAAGTCCCCCCACTCTTTCctcgtgtttgtgtgtttaagaaaaacaaacaagatccgatttcagtttcattttcagatactttacttaaatacacatcacaaataaaaaagacattgtAAACATTGGACATCATCAGTTTGTCTGGATCAACcagcaaacaaaataatttacacaatgaataaaatgcagcatTGCATGACAAGTTGCAAAAAGTACATTAATAATTCCCATTTTCTACCATTAGTCAACCCGACACAGGGGCCAGGGCCCGTTGTGCTGCTGAGTCTCAGCCTGGATGCTGCCCTGGTGTCTAGGGTTCAATGGTCCTTGGTGTCCAGCATCCGGAAGTACCATTTCTCAGTCCTTTCACCCTACACACTTGTCTACACACAGCCCTCGGCCCTGTGCTGCTGTCCAGTGCTGCGCATGCAGAACTCCAGTGTTTCTACTTTTCAGTCAGTTTCTAGTCTCTGGTTTTAAAACGCTTCCATCTTGCTCGTGAGCATCAGCTGACAGCCGCTGCTCACGTGTGTCAGGACCTTCTGTTTCAGCTGGGCGACCTGATCCCGGAGCACTGATGCGGTGTTGGAGAGCCCCGCGTTGTCGTTCTTCAAAACTTTCACCTTCTCCTCCAGCCGGGCGATGCGCTCCAGCTTGCGCCTCCGGCATTTGGTGGCCGCTAGCCGGTTCCTCAGCCTCTTGCGCTCCGCCTTGATCCTCTCCTGAGTCTCCAGGTCGATGGGGGACATTGGAGGAGAGCCGTCGCTGCTGAGGAGGTCGGGCACGGTCTGAGGTTCCTCTTTCAGGGCGACGAGCCGCTGCGGGTGGAGTCCGGAGCCGGGCAGAGCGTGCTGGAAGGGGTGCGTGGCGTGCGTCGAGGTCTGCGGGTGGCTCTGCTGGTGCGGCGGCAGGTAGCTGATGGTGGCTGTCGGGTAGCTGGATGCGGAAGAAGCGCTTGCGTTTGGGCAGTAGGCGTTGAGTGTTGTGTAGATGGGAGGCTCCGGCTGCAGAGCAGAGCCGAAGACACTAGGGGCCGCCGCCGAACACGTAACTCCACCGGCTCCGATGGACACGTTAGGTGGAGGCATCTGGTTCATCTTGTGCAGCTCGTCCAGAGCTTTCACAAACCCCTCGGCAAAGCCCTCCTGCTCATCGGTGATTCCCCGGTTGTAGAAGTACTGTGTCGGGGTGGGACTGGTGATCACACCGTTACTGTTTTGGATGATGAGCCTCTCTAGCTCTGGGGAGGCGAGCTTCAGGGACCCGACGTCTTGCTGGCCGCCTTGGTACGGGTCTGTCTCGGCTCTCAGATGGGATTTCAGGTTGCGATACGGTTCTGTCAAGTTCAAATTCATATTCTGCTTTAGCAGTTTGTAGTCGTGCATTGCTGCATCTGAGTGGCCGTAAGCCAGAAAAGAGTCGTCATGATAAAAAGGCTGTTCCATCTTTGTAGACATAAAGTCGTAGGAAAAAAGTGGAGCTTACCAGCTGCTTACAGACACAAGCTCTGGGTAATCAACAAATGTCAGTGTCAGCAGAGAGCGCGCATCAACCAGGGCTCAACAGTGTCCAGAGTCAAGCTGGAATAAGAATCACTCCAAAATCAAAAGAGTCAAAGTCCAAAGTCCAGCGAGCGGAGCTCGGTTCAGTCAGCAGGGAGCAAGTCTGAGTCCGGAGTCGCACCGAAAACACGAGTCCGGAGTCCTGTTCGTGGCTTGTTGAGGTGTGATCAGGCGGGTCAGCACCGAGCCTTTATACAGGCGCGACGCACGCCCGGTGCCGCGCGCTGATTGGCCGAGCGGCCCCGTGTCCACGCCCACAGAGGGGCGACGTCAAGTGACGCTGATGCCGGGAAGAGGCGACTGTAAACAAGCCTGTAGGCAAGAGAGCAGCgaggagggatggagagggACCGagtcacaaacagaaaaccCACTGAGTCTGTGCTGCCTGATCTCAGGTGAACAATCAGCTGTTGGAAAAGAGCAGAGGTGGAGATTCTCCGTCAGACACAGCAGCTCCTCATTCGGAGCTGTTAAACTGGAATAAACCCAGTGCGTTTAGTGGGAATTCTCCACTGATGTGGGATTAATTAGATCTGATTTActagaaaacagcagaaacgtgctgtttgtttgtttgtgagccAACCTGTGGAGGAAGTCCCGATGCCTTATTTGGGCATTATGACGCGCGAGTTCCTCTCCGGTAGAGCGGGGAAGCACCGCCCACCTGGCCCCGGTCCAGCAGGTCTGAGCCCTCAGAATAAACCCGGTTTGAGTCCAGTTCAGCCTCCTCCATGAGAACACACCAGTATAAAACTCCTCTgttgttaacattttaaattctacTCAGTAATTTTACTTTGTACTaatactactaactactactactactacttactatTAACACTACTACCACATCCTGCTGCCTGTTGCTCACTAATAATACATCTGTGCTTGTACTTTAAATATGTAATCTACATACTAACAGTGCAGCTTGTTCATAATATAAAAACACGACTCCCACGTGTTTTCACTACTTGTATTCACAGGTAGCTCATTAGTTCCATCATACATCAGTGTTTACTGCTCACAATCCCAAAGACTccttatatttacattaaaataagatTCAGTCAGACGACTGCTGCTCTCTCATCACTGTGTGatcagacacagaacaaacGTTTCCTCCTGACAGGTTTGTGAGGTAACGCTGATGCTGGACCTCATGACCGAGGAAACGATGTCCAACATGAACCAAACCAGTTCATCTTCCTGCAGCAGAGATTCACGTTCACTAATTCGTCCTTTTGATCTGTGAGGCCTCGTTTATTTGCTTTTACTCCACAGGTAGAAGAATTGTGGCTCCATCTTTGAGAGCAGAGGAAGGAAATGTGATTCCTCTTCACTGCACCTGTTTCAGTTGTGGAGAACGAACCTTTGTCTCCTGTTTGTAATTCTTccaacacccacacagacacagacacatgcctGCACCAGCGTAGCTCGGATCCCTGCACAGACTGAACAGGTCAGGTAGGATGCTTCGCTTCGGCAGGCGCAAAATCCTCTCGCTGCACCTGAGGGATGAATTTCTGATTGTGatcaacagacaaacaaaacaacacaaacataagaAATTTGACTAAAGACAAGGCCGCAGTAGAAAACATGATATAACTGAACTGAACATAAAGAGCACATCAGTCAGATCAGCCGTTCCCACCACTAtgtgaatattaatatttatttttacatgtattataatatttatttatacaacttaatatatatatatatattcaatgATCAATAATATATAtgctcaaaaatgttttattaatggaTTAAGATCTGTTATTGtacaacatgaaacacaacTCTCTGTCtaacatttgaaataattagCTTCTGTTTTAGCAAGTTCgactgttttaatttaaacactTTGAGTTGTTTCAGCTACatcatttaacagtttattactattttaaatgttgactgtttttattatggATGTATTAAGAAGAACCACACATCAAATTACAGGATGATTTCAGTCCTATTAAAGTTGTTCAGACCTCATACTGAGAAAAAAAGGCTCCATTCTTTTGGATTTGGGCCATAAAAAGTACCTTTATGTTCCACAGAttccttcttctgtctctctgaacATGACTGAGGATTAAACCTTGGTCGGTTTCAACAAACTGACTGAGGTTCTGGAAGCTGTATCATGAATCTACTGACAAACAGCATCACACTGATCTGTTTATGTTGCTTCTTAACACAAATACGTTCACACCACAGTTTCCAGTTTTGGATAAAGTAGTTGTGTTGTACCCCTGGTTTGAAATCTCTCAACccaaaatcacatttacatgaaatccaataaaatccaacatttcaatattttaagTTATGTCACCTTTGCCGTTCTCATCCACAGAGCATCAGTCTGTGTGGATTTGTCCTGTGCTGAGAAGGAGGCTGGACGTGTTTTCCCTTTGGCAGTGAGCAGTACCAGCTACATGTACATGTTGTACATATATAGACTAATTCGCTCAGACAGACCCTGTTATCATGTTTAGGCCTAAAGGGAAAACTCCTCAGCATCTTTTCAAACTGCCACAGAAAGGAGAATACAAGTGTTTACCAGGCTGGATCATCACTTTTAGGGTCTTTACTCCTGATCATAATTACCTCATCTCAGGTAATTCTCTGGCATTCAGAGCAACTATTTTAATTCTATGCCGTCTTGTCAGTCTCCATGGTTGTATGgataaacagaggaaaacaacaattCCTGGCAGTGTTATGTCTCCACTTTACCACCTCCCTTATAAATTCTATTCTCTGTGCAGCTGCCTGTTAGAGCTGCagcctgctctgctctgctctgcttcgGTTTAGGTTTTATTCAGCGTTGCGGTGGAGGTTGACCACAGTCCCAGTGACATTTTGGCAAAGCGCAGCAGTATAGGGTCCAGAGTGGTGAGTGTTTACGGGAACACTCGTGAGGTGGCATCGTGCCATGCTGCCAAATGTTAGTCAAAAACACTCATGTTACCCAAGCAGTGGGAGAGACAAACGTGTGAACACCGGGGCAGATGCACAATGTGTTATACATTAATATGTGATTGTTTGTGTCCTGAACGATCTCCATTAATCACCCCGTCGGTTCTGAACAGTGGTGTGGTGAATTTTGAACAGATTTAGAGCTGAACAACGATGAGGTGGTTAGTTAGACAGATATCAGGTTTCAGCGACGGCTGAAAAAAGTGTCCGACATCTTAGTCACATCTTGATTAGTCACATCTCTGTTTAGTCTGTTTAGATTCAGACTAGTTCTGTTCACTCGAGTGTACAACATCCTGATCTTCTTTCTCCAAAATCCCTACTTATTAGCAGAAACGGCTTTAGGACcttgtgttgttgatgtttgttttttatgcataTTTCTGGGCAAACTTTCAAAGAGTTCGAGGGCAGGACAAGCCGCTTGGCAACACACTCGATTTTAACAGCCGGGATCACATGGACGGGTGCCAAAACCAACAGAGTGTTACCTGCTGTTGTTCCTGGGTGAGTTTGGGAAAGGCAGGGCCTGAGGGTGGAAGGAAGCTGTTTACCGTAAGATtaagcaaagtgtgtgtgtatatgcgtGTGTGAATAAGCACGTATATCACTCAGGGTGGAGTGTTCATGGGTGGTGAATGT of Anabas testudineus chromosome 8, fAnaTes1.2, whole genome shotgun sequence contains these proteins:
- the junbb gene encoding junB proto-oncogene, AP-1 transcription factor subunit b, coding for MSTKMEQPFYHDDSFLAYGHSDAAMHDYKLLKQNMNLNLTEPYRNLKSHLRAETDPYQGGQQDVGSLKLASPELERLIIQNSNGVITSPTPTQYFYNRGITDEQEGFAEGFVKALDELHKMNQMPPPNVSIGAGGVTCSAAAPSVFGSALQPEPPIYTTLNAYCPNASASSASSYPTATISYLPPHQQSHPQTSTHATHPFQHALPGSGLHPQRLVALKEEPQTVPDLLSSDGSPPMSPIDLETQERIKAERKRLRNRLAATKCRRRKLERIARLEEKVKVLKNDNAGLSNTASVLRDQVAQLKQKVLTHVSSGCQLMLTSKMEAF